From the genome of Phoenix dactylifera cultivar Barhee BC4 chromosome 17, palm_55x_up_171113_PBpolish2nd_filt_p, whole genome shotgun sequence:
TTCATGTGATGTTGCGGTTGAAGGAAGGAGGTGAGGCTCATTTATGAGGTGAAGGTGAAACGGCTTCGGCGGTCCTTTTTGTCTCCTTGGTGTGGGAAAGAAAGACCCAGATTCCAGAAAGATTTAACTACGCTTCTCTCAAATTTAAGGTCTTATGGAAACTCTGCTCTCTGTCATGTTCTTGAATTGAGATTCTTGGGCAAGAGTTGGTATCAATTTGGAGAGCGCTAGTTAAGAGATTGGTGGGGAAGGGCTCTTTCTGTCTTGGATAAATTATTTTGGATGAGGGAATAGGAGAGGAGGAGGTCGGAATGGAAACAACAGCAGCTCAGAAGAGTCTTGAGAGGGTGATCTCTCAGAAAGCCTTCCAGATGAGCAGCTCCACTCCTTGTAAAGTATGGGTACTGGGCTTCTTCTGTGGTGTCTGCATCACCTATTTATTTCTGGCTTGTCTGACTCCTTTTAGAACAGAAGAGTTTGGATTAATTTTTTCGAGGTCCTCAGGAGCAGTTTCTCAGAGTTCGAGCATGATATATTCCGGTAATGGCCATCTCCGAGCctgattattttttgttttcttgttttaTAGTAATATCCTCTTTCCTTCCTATATTAACACCATAATTTCAGTACCATATCAATTTGAATGACCATCAGAGTAATTTGTATATTGTGTTGATGAAATATATATTTCTTGTATGACCTGTGTTTAGTTTAATCAGTTGAAATTTCTAGGAAAACTAGCTAGCTAAGTATGGAGTGCTGATTCTTCATACCTTTTGCTTTGCACTTTGTCTTAGTTTACGAAAGACTTGCAAATattctccccctcccctcccccccaAAAACGTTTCtcctatttcttttccttttcttttcttttccttaagtAGACTTCATGTTTTTCTGCTTCATAACTACACTTGTTATCTGATTTCTCTTCTGAATTTTGATTGTTATCTGGTTTTCTTCAAGATGTAGTTTTATTGTGCTTCCAATAAATTCATATTTCTTCTTCCAATTAATCCATGTATATGTTTATCTATCAGACTTTAAAAAAGTTCTGGTAACCGTCCAGTGTTTAATTCTTGGGACACTCACTGGACTAgcattgatttcttttcttgttgcaGAGAGTGATCAGGAAAAAAAAGGTGAATGATGCATAAACTTGACTTATATGGTCCAATTTGCATCTGCAGATTAAGCAGTGCATGGCAGCAGTAAATGAAACATCTAGGCAGCCACAATGAGCAGGCTTGCTGGCTTTGATTTTTAGCAATTTAATCATGAATTTTAACACTATATTTTAATTCACTATGCTATAGAGTATGGAGTTGACCTTCCACTTGCAATGGTTTCTGAGGTCAAAAGTTTCTTAACAAGCAAAATATAGCTAGCATTGCATaactaaataattttttttggagttaaTATTCATTTCCACTATCTAGGTATTACATTTGATGACTTTGAGATATATttgttttctttggtgattatagATGTTGGTACAGGTGGAAACTATAGTTTTGCACCCAATTTTTCTCAAAGAAAATACATATATTtaccaaaagaaaagggaacTCTAGATAATTCTCAAGGAAGCGAAACACAGAGCCATGAAGAGAGGGTCCTGATGCTGTACTCAGCTTGGAGTGCTATACTGGATGAAGTGGGTAATATCTTTGCTCGGGGACTGCAGAGATCAAACGTGCCTCAAGCTCCTCATTTGGAAAACTGCAGATCAAGTGTGGAAACAAATAGGCGTTTTGACAACCGTGGTGAAAATGGAAGTCTTCCTCCTTGGACATTGTGGAAAGGATTGTTAGGGTTAAATTTACTTCAGCCATCATTGTCAAAAGGTCCAGACCGGATGCATTTTGTACGCAGGGCAAAGTCTGAAGGTGCTTATCCTCCTTGGGTATGTCTTTTTGTGAGCATCATCTAGTTTAAAGTTCATAGGAATTGTTCTAAAAGATGTTCTCCGTTTGTGCACTATGAATGTAATATGAAAACCGAAACTTTCTCGTGCACATTCTTTTCTAGATATTTAGTGCGTCATACATTCTCCTGATCTTGATTGTTCCTTACCTTGGAATTCATATACAGAAGAAATCATGCATCTCTTTATGCAAGCATGACGTGCATCTACATTCATATCCATTCACTTGCATTTATCTCTCATGGTTACATTTTATTGCAACTTGTTTAGTTAACAATTCTTGAATTGGAGATATTTCATAAATCATCCGGGCCCGTTTGGACATAATCTTCTGTAGATAAAATCCCTCCAAACATATTGGAAGATAGGAAACAAGGGACGGAAGGAGAAGCTCATGCACCTGAAGAAGCCACTGAGCATAATATCTCCGAAAAATAGAGATTATATATTTGCTTTAAAAGGCTGTTTCACTATCTCTGTTTTTTAGGATTCTCCATTCTTTATTTGGCCCCATAATAGAAATTCTCATTCTCCACACTGTTTATCTTTCTCTCGTTGCCTCCAATATTAGGTTAATCCATGGATAACTTAATCTGGTGGCCAAGCAGGCCCTTATTCTTTTCTGGGATTGCGGGATTCTTGTTACATCATTGTTAGATTGTGATAATGGAACATGAACCCAAAATAATCAGACTAAGTTTATGAACTAGCTTGGTGATAAAGAAACTAAACTGCAATGCTGAGAGATACCATATAGTAGGAATTCTCTACAAACAGTAGGGAAACAACTATCTTATAAGCAACAAAATTTGGCATCCACTGTACAAGCATGACAGCCAGTGTCCTTGAAAAATCCGGCCCTTATATTTCTGGTCAAACTACTCTCTTTTCCACTCTCCACTAGATGCATGGTATAGTCCATATTAAGATTCTAATTAGTTGGTGAAAAATGTAAACATCATTTGCTTGGAAGTTTGTTCCTTACCTTGTCTACTTTCGTTTGCCTCCTTTTATGACATTTGCTTCTTTTGGTAGAGGTGTACTGATAATTGCTTCACATCTATTCTTAAAAAacttaatagatttttttttctgttcaaTATTTCAGATTGTAGGATCCGATGAAGATAACTTTCCACTTACTAGGCAAGTACAGAGAGACATATGGATTCACCAGCATCCACGAAACTGCAATGATCCTAACCTGCGGTTTCTAATTGCTGATTGGGAGAGGCTACCAGGATTCGGTATGGGGGCCCAACTAGCTGGAATGGCAGGGATGCTTGCGATTGCAGTCAATGAGAAACGGATTTTGGTTACAAATTACTACAATCGAGCTGATCATAGCAGTTGTCAAGGTGGCATTTCTATTTATGAAAAAAGAGATGTCTTATGTTTCACTTGCTTCATTCTGAAGTCTGGAGTTAAAACTGTTCCTTGTTTTTATTGGAATCTGACTAATTTAAGAATCTTATCCttgtcttcattttttttaaatacttcCCTCTACAAAATAAGTGGATCAACTTGAAATAATACATGCTGATTGACAGGTTCATCACGGTCGCATTGGTCTTGCTACTTTTTCCCAGAGACATCTTTTGAGTGTCAAAAACATGCCTTTGACCTCCTGAGGAGTCAGGAAGCTTGGAAAAATGGAATTATAACCGTGAAGGAAAACTACACATCAAAAGAAATATGGGCTGGGCGTATACCAAGGTATAATATTCCTCAGTTTGATTTCTGTGACTTCATAGTGCATTTTATTGACTTAATTTTTCCTTCTCTCAAAAAAACTTGCTTCTTTATTTAATTTTCTCATAGAGTATGGGGTGATCCATGGAGTTATTTGCAACCCACAACTGATATAGGTGGAAATTTACTTACACATCATCATAAAATGGATAGAAGGTGGTGGCGAGCACAGGTACTGCGGCTTTAGATCTGTTCTTTCATATAATGAAGTTTGTTCTAATAAAGGTTAATGCCATGCCCTCAAGATCTTGGATGATAACTTTCAATATTGTTGGTTTCTATCATATCTGTTCAGTAACCAATttatcccaaaagcttaagctaacaGGGAATGGGTCAACAATGTATGTCAGGCTTAACACCATCCCGTCATGCATGGCCCAAATCATGCACGTGGAGGGACAATAAAAACTGAAGTGAGTCGAGACTATAACCgggttaattaaataaataattagcaCAGAGGGATTCAAACTCACGACCTCCATCAGACTTGAGCTTTGATATCATGTTGAGTAACCAATTTACCCCTGAAGCTTAAGCTGATACAATATCAGTTACTCAGTTTATATCTTCGATATTCAGTTTATCAGGTCCACCGACTGACTTTTGTTCCTCAATATCTTGGCATCACTGAAGTTTTCAAGAAGCATGGGAATCGTGGATGGCCATGAACACAACAATCTTCAATTATCTGAATACTCTGTCAATAGGTTCGCAATGTTTCCCCAGATTTGCAGTGAATTTGCTGCATAAGCAGTGTTAGATCTTGTATCACTCATTGCATACACAAAGCTTCCTGCCAATCTAAAACTCATAttaattttcttctttcctgCATTGGGCATCGTAGGTCATATTCTGCTATCTGACCATACACCATGCACTTGCTTCACTGTCAACATATTAACTGATTTGGCAATCTTATCAACATAATTCATCTGACATCGTAATTTTGCTCTGAACTCGTGGGTTTAATTTGCTAGATCTTGATGTAAGGCATGAGGCAGCTTAATCTCATGCTGGATTGGGTTATAGTAGGCAGTACCATCAGGGAAAACCTGGGTAGTGCCATTACACATTATATCTGTGAGTTAAAAAGGAATAGATGAGGCATATATTTGAAGAAGTGAAATGTGCTCCCAGTTAGAGGCATCAAAAATCCTTATAAGAGAAAATACAGAGATTACTGGGGAATGAcataaatgaaagaaaggatCTTAAGAAATTGAGATTAAATTGGACATGCTGGTGATGGATGTAAGGTTGAGACCTTGTATTTTGTAATATATTTTTTCCTGGTTTCTTtatagtttttctttctttttcatgtcCCTGTCAGGGTCAGTTAGATACCTAATAAATCCTGCTTATGTttgctaaatttttttaaaaaaatctacgACATGATCATTGAACTGTCTTTGCCTCTAAAGAGGACCCCATATGTACGAACTGTCTTGGTTTGCCACAGATGGTGGCCTAATATACGtgcctcactctctctctctagagaAAGGACGAGGAGGAGGTCGAGGCCCATTGAAGTTTGTGAAGACCATGAATTGTGGTGAAGGCAGGTCTTGAACCCAAGTCACTGATACCGAAAAATAGTGACTTAACCAACGAAATTAGTTGGCATAGTGTGCATCTGTTTTATAAATGGAAAATTAGAAGATGTACATAATATTGCTGCTAGTCAATCAAATCTCTGAGATAGTAATTTAGATGTAGCAGTTTGATTGTTATTATTCTTCTTATTGATATCTGAATTTCAATTTTTGTGTATTAAAGATGACATTCATACTGTTTATGCTCAATTGTTTGGTTTATTTCCTATtattcttttctccttttcagTTCTGTCCTTTTCAGGCACTGCATGCTTTTTACCAATTTTCTCATCTTATTTCCTTCCCCAATCTCTGGTGACTCCAACTGTCCGATTCCAAAAATTCCTGAATATTCTGTTAAAACTTTATCTCTGAATTTTGTTATCTTTTCAACCTTTTCTTTTGCAGGCTATACGATATTTAATGAGGTTTCAAAGCGAATATACATGTGGTCTCCTGAACATGGCTCGGCATAAAGCATTTGGTTTGCAAGCAGCTAAAATGGTTGTTGAAAATCTCCCTGTGGCTTGGCCAAAGGTTTGCAATGGTTATAATCCTTTGCTTTTGTTGGTTTGCGTTTCTAAATGATTCTAATAcatccattttttttgttttagtcaTCCGGCAAAGCTCGAAGCATTTATTTGCAATGTTGCCACTACTTTTTCCTTTGTTCATATATCATATTGATTAGCTAGTATGATTAAGTAAACTCCTGTAGTGTGCTTAGCTTATGTGAAAATTTGTGAAAGTTGACATCTGTACCAGACCAAGGAAAATGAAGATTTGCGCTTGTACGAGGAAATAAAGGGGCTGGTAGGAGAATAATTATTAAAAACAAATGGAAACAATTTACTGATCACTTAAACTTTCATGTTTTACTGGAGGAAGTGGGTCAGATATTTAGATCAGACATTTGACACGGGCACTTAAATATGAGCAAGTCCAAGGAACAACATAAATGATTGAACTTTTAAGAGTCAAAGtattcgagctgagatgatctattttttattgtttaatGGCTAAAGAGCCTGTACATAGCTGTGAGCTTCTGAAGGTTGAAGCATACGGATATTGCGTCTAGTATTGCTAGCACATCTTATTCACCTACTGAAAGCATAAGAGAACTGACAACTTTCATTTGCTTAAAGAGAATGCTGAGCTTACATTTTTACCTTTGAAAGAAGCTTAATTTCATTGGCCAAACCTTTAAAATAATCATCCTGTGTATTTTCAATTATTTTCTTCTCTGTTGGGGTTGGTAAGCACATGCTTGAATGCCAACAAAATGGTATTTCTAGACTTAGTTGTATCACTCATCTGTATTCAGAGAAATTAATTCATCAAAAGATAAATGCGATCCATAAAATGCAAGTCCAGTTTAACATATTTCTTATCCAGGTGCAtccagttttctttttttcttttctgatgCATAATATATTTATGTTTTTGTTTGTGTTGATTTATTCCTTAATTTCTCTTTAGGAGAAATGTGAATCCATTTGCTAAGTGCTCAATCAAGCTTTTTGCAATCTTAAACCTATTCTTACCAATAAATGGAAGCCTGTTGGTTGAATGATTTGAGTTCACCCTCGATAGGGTCAATTGACCCTATGTATTAGAACTCCCCATCTTTCCTAGATATGTTCAAAGAGGTTGTTTTATCTTTGGATAGTCATTTAATTGTTAATCGCCAAGTGAGACCATTGTATGTATGGAAGGGAAGAATCCAATGCAACTTCATTTAGACTTTTTGAGGTTCGATAATGCCATTATTCTTGTTTATTCACAAGGGATCCTATGATGTACATAATACATACACAATAATTCAGCTTCTGCCATCCAAGGAACGTAAGTAACAGAGTTACGAGGGTTTATATTTTCAGGTATAAGAGAAATGAGTATGAAGGTTTTGTTTTTCAGGTGGTCAATAACAGATCTCAAGCTGACATCGAGCGATTTGTATGGTCTAACCATAAACCCTGGATTCCGAGACCGCTTCTAAGCATGCATGTGAGGATGGGAGACAAAGCTTGTGAAATGACGGTTGTTGGATTCGAAAATTACATGCAACTGGCAGAGCGCATCCGAGAGCGCTTTCCGGACCTCAACAGCGTATGGCTCTCCACAGAAATGCAGGAATGTTATTCTCACTTGATCTCTGTAAATCTTTGTGCTTATTCGCATGACTTCTgaattgaaataattaattttgtgCAGGAAGTCATTGATAAATCGAGATTGTATCCCCATTGGAACTTTTACTACACAAATGTGACACGCCAAATTGGCAATATGACAATGGCAACATATGAGGCAAGTCTTGGCAGAGAGACCAGCACAAACTATCCCCTCGTCAATTTTATGATGGCAACTGAAGCAGATTTCTTCATTGGTGCTTTGGGATCAACATGGTGCTACCTCATAGATGGCATGCGGAACACCGGAGGGAAAGTAATGGCTGGTTATCTGAGTGTCAACAAAGATCGGTTTTGGTAGCTCAGGCAAATTAAGGGAACAAATGTGGATATGTGAAGTCTGTGATATCCTCCGTTTTATTTATGTATAGAGCCATTCTTTTTGGTACCCATGGTGGGTTATTGTACATAAAGAACAGAAGATAGTGCTTCATAAAATCAATAAATATTTTGAGACTTCTTATGAATCTTTTTTCATGCATTCCTCTGCTTTCTTTACAGTATCAAATAATGGCAAATGGGAATGTGAGTGTGGCACCAGATACGTTCATGATGCGAAGCTGTTCTTTTTCCATATTCGGCGTTGACCCGGGTTATGGGTCTGACCTTTTTCAAGGGAATGCCCGAGTCATGCAGCTTTTGAGATGCTATCCACCAGAAGCGGTCGGTGGATGGTCTCGGACACAAACAGTAGGTTAAAAGCGTGAGAATATGATTGGGTTTCGATTGATGGATACAGCACAATCACCACTCTATTATGGGTGGCCATGATCATGGTGGCATGCATGACTTGCTCCTTCGTGTGATGCCAAAAAGGCTTCAAAATGCAATGTCTCTACAAGTGTAAGTGAACTATACCATGCAGCCCTCAATGGCCATTATTAGGAAATGAACCGCCATCAAACAACACGCGCCATATATGACACGGTAGTACTGTGTGCACGTATACTAATTGAAACTATAACTAGTTCTATATTAGGCTTGTTATGTACTCTTTATTTAGGTTCTCTTAACATATGACAGGCTAGCAGCAAGCAAAAATTAGCTATTTTCCTCATTtagctcttttttttcttttgctgctCCTTTTTTTTAGTTCTTTCATTGCAGCCATTGATTATTTTTTAACGTATGACAGGCTAGCAGCAAGCAAAGActagttgtttttcttatttAGTTCTTCTTTCTTTCGCTTCTTTCTCTCATTAGTCTTTAATTGTAGC
Proteins encoded in this window:
- the LOC103721702 gene encoding uncharacterized protein LOC103721702 isoform X1 → METTAAQKSLERVISQKAFQMSSSTPCKVWVLGFFCGVCITYLFLACLTPFRTEEFGLIFSRSSGAVSQSSSMIYSDVGTGGNYSFAPNFSQRKYIYLPKEKGTLDNSQGSETQSHEERVLMLYSAWSAILDEVGNIFARGLQRSNVPQAPHLENCRSSVETNRRFDNRGENGSLPPWTLWKGLLGLNLLQPSLSKGPDRMHFVRRAKSEGAYPPWIVGSDEDNFPLTRQVQRDIWIHQHPRNCNDPNLRFLIADWERLPGFGMGAQLAGMAGMLAIAVNEKRILVTNYYNRADHSSCQGSSRSHWSCYFFPETSFECQKHAFDLLRSQEAWKNGIITVKENYTSKEIWAGRIPRVWGDPWSYLQPTTDIGGNLLTHHHKMDRRWWRAQAIRYLMRFQSEYTCGLLNMARHKAFGLQAAKMVVENLPVAWPKVVNNRSQADIERFVWSNHKPWIPRPLLSMHVRMGDKACEMTVVGFENYMQLAERIRERFPDLNSVWLSTEMQEFIDKSRLYPHWNFYYTNVTRQIGNMTMATYEASLGRETSTNYPLVNFMMATEADFFIGALGSTWCYLIDGMRNTGGKVMAGYLSVNKDRFW
- the LOC103721702 gene encoding uncharacterized protein LOC103721702 isoform X2, whose product is METTAAQKSLERVISQKAFQMSSSTPCKVWVLGFFCGVCITYLFLACLTPFRTEEFGLIFSRSSGAVSQSSSMIYSDVGTGGNYSFAPNFSQRKYIYLPKEKGTLDNSQGSETQSHEERVLMLYSAWSAILDEVGNIFARGLQRSNVPQAPHLENCRSSVETNRRFDNRGENGSLPPWTLWKGLLGLNLLQPSLSKGPDRMHFVRRAKSEGAYPPWIVGSDEDNFPLTRQVQRDIWIHQHPRNCNDPNLRFLIADWERLPGFGMGAQLAGMAGMLAIAVNEKRILVTNYYNRADHSSCQGSSRSHWSCYFFPETSFECQKHAFDLLRSQEAWKNGIITVKENYTSKEIWAGRIPRVWGDPWSYLQPTTDIGGNLLTHHHKMDRRWWRAQAIRYLMRFQSEYTCGLLNMARHKAFGLQAAKMVVENLPVAWPKVVNNRSQADIERFVWSNHKPWIPRPLLSMHVRMGDKACEMTVVGFENYMQLAERIRERFPDLNSEVIDKSRLYPHWNFYYTNVTRQIGNMTMATYEASLGRETSTNYPLVNFMMATEADFFIGALGSTWCYLIDGMRNTGGKVMAGYLSVNKDRFW